One Sciurus carolinensis chromosome 10, mSciCar1.2, whole genome shotgun sequence genomic window carries:
- the LOC124994155 gene encoding translation initiation factor IF-2-like, whose product MPLARQPPAAPSTEPGLAAALWGSGKYASGRSRVAQAASLSGPGGSASRHRRPPPAPRRLCGRSQGALETGALAVRGQGVGRSSTLASGRLPSSRRCHCEGRRASPLLPRSLGSGRAEGSLRLALRPPPTLTQVPAPLRGPRRKAPTGGGGTSKPGPEPPCPRPAAPDSVPLTPHPLSQGSLRLRAGERVQCGAPALRDTLKSQESPTRRPGSDPQAARSPAGSPDAGPDPRVFASRQGSPPPAARNGRPPKSAGRGWRELEPPPSPPAFAGSRRRADPPPVALRVPAAAPRPLEPVGSAAHSPRPAPRAPAPAAACSRGSRRRRLRPVTAGPAAPGPRGGRARRSAAGRGGAAASGNNAADRAAPRAGREGQHALSCSAASLAPPPPSGRRRCRQRARLHLLGALGCGEPPLASCSRRAKTVAGLRREIGEESDGACAAVKRSRVS is encoded by the exons ATGCCACTGGCTCGGCAGCCTCCCGCAGCGCCCAGCACCGAACCCGGGTTGGCAGCGGCGCTCTGGGGCAGCGGGAAATACGCGAGTGGGCGGTCCCGGGTCGCGCAAGCCGCGTCCTTATCTGGGCCTGGCGGGAGCGCGTCGCGGCACCGACGGCCGCCCCCAGCGCCGCGCAGGCTCTGCGGCCGCAGCCAGGGAGCACTGGAGACGGGTGCGCTGGCAGTGCGGGGACAGGGGGTCGGGAGGAGCTCGACCCTCGCGAGTGGTCGTCTTCCCTCCTCCCGCAGATGCCACTGCGAGGGCCGCCGCGCCAGCCCGCTCCTTCCTAGGTCCCTCGGGTCGGGGCGGGCCGAAGGGTCGCTCCGCCTGGCCCTGCGCCCCCCACCCACGCTGACCCAAGTGCCCGCCCCTCTGCGGGGGCCGCGGCGCAAAGCTCCCACAGGTGGGGGAGG GACGAGCAAGCCCGGGCCAGAACCGCCGTGTCCTCGGCCCGCGGCGCCCGACTCGGTCCCGCTAACCCCGCACCCACTGTCGCAGGGGTCGCTGAGGCTGCGGGCGGGTGAGCGCGTCCAGTGCGGGGCTCCCGCTCTCCGCGACACACTGAAGTCGCAGGAAAGCCCCACCAGGCGACCCGGGTCCGACCCGCAGGCGGCCCGCAGCCCGGCCGGTTCTCCTGATGCAGGTCCAGACCCGCGCGTCTTCGCCTCAAGACAAGGGTCGCCGCCTCCTGCGGCCAGGAACGGGCGGCCACCCAAGTCAGCGGGTCGGGGATGGAGGGAGCTcgagcctcctccctcccctccagcctTCGCGGGAAGCCGGAGAAGGGCAGACCCGCCGCCCGTCGCGCTCCGCGTCCCCGCGGCCGCACCCCGCCCCCTGGAGCCCGTGGGCTCCGCCGCTCACTCaccgcgccccgcgccccgcgccccggCTCCCGCCGCAGCCTGCAGCCGCGGCTCCCGACGCCGCCGACTCCGGCCGGTCACTGCAGGCCCCGCCGCCCCAGGACCGCGAGGGGGCAGGGCAAGGCGGAGCGCAGCGGGGCGGGGCGGAGCCGCTGCCTCAGGTAACAATGCTGCGGACCGGGCTGCTCCCCGCGCCGGCCGCGAAGGGCAGCACGCCCTTTCCTGCTCGGCGGCCTCCCTcgctcctcctccaccctctggGCGCCGCCGCTGCCGCCAGCGCGCTCGCCTTCACCTGCTCGGGGCTCTCGGATGTGGGGAGCCGCCGCTCGCTAGCTGCTCCCGGCGCGCGAAGACTGTTGCGGGGCTGCGGAGGGAGATAGGGGAGGAGAGCGACGGAGCCTGCGCGGCTGTGAAGAGGAGCCGGGTGTCCTAG